One Theropithecus gelada isolate Dixy chromosome 17, Tgel_1.0, whole genome shotgun sequence genomic region harbors:
- the KCTD4 gene encoding BTB/POZ domain-containing protein KCTD4 yields the protein MERKINRREKEKEYEGKHNSLEDTDQGKNCKSTLMTLNVGGYLYITQKQTLTKYPDTFLEGIVNGKILCPFDADGHYFIDRDGLLFRHVLNFLRNGELLLPEGFRENQLLAQEAEFFQLKALAEEVKSRWEKEQLTPRETTFLEITDNHDRSQGLRIFCNAPDFISKIKSRIVLVSKSRLDGFPEEFSISSNIIQFKYFIKSENGTRLVLKEDNTFVCTLETLKFEAIMMALKCGFRLLTSLDCSKGSIVHSDALHFIK from the coding sequence ATGGAGCGtaaaataaacagaagagaaaaagaaaaagagtacgAAGGGAAACACAACAGCCTGGAAGATACTGATCAAGGAAAGAACTGCAAATCTACACTGATGACCCTCAACGTTGGTGGATATTTATACATTACTCAAAAACAAACGCTGACCAAGTACCCAGACACTTTCCTTGAAGGTATAGTAAACGGAAAAATCCTCTGCCCGTTTGATGCTGATGGTCATTATTTCATAGACAGGGATGGGCTCCTCTTCAGGCATGTCCTAAACTTCCTACGAAATGGAGAACTTCTATTGCCCGAAGGGTTTCGAGAAAATCAACTTCTTGCACAAGAAGCAGAATTCTTTCAGCTCAAGGCACTGGCAGAGGAAGTGAAATCCAGGTGGGAGAAAGAACAGCTAACACCCAGAGAGACTACTTTCTTGGAAATAACAGATAATCACGATCGTTCACAAGGACTGAGAATCTTCTGTAATGCTCCTGATTTCATATCAAAAATAAAGTCTCGCATTGTTCTGGTGTCCAAAAGCAGGCTGGATGGATTTCCAGAGGAGTTTTCAATATCGTCAAATATCATCCAATTTAAATACTTCATAAAGTCTGAAAATGGCACTCGACTTGTACTAAAGGAAGACAACACCTTTGTCTGTACCTTGGAAACTCTTAAGTTTGAGGCTATCATGATGGCTTTAAAGTGTGGCTTTAGACTGCTGACCAGCCTGGATTGTTCCAAAGGGTCAATTGTTCACAGCGATGCACTTCATTTTATCAAGTAA